In the genome of Misgurnus anguillicaudatus chromosome 11, ASM2758022v2, whole genome shotgun sequence, one region contains:
- the olig4 gene encoding oligodendrocyte transcription factor 4, translating into MESDTASTCSRSSSPDLAVDSAVGSFFSNKMFQAYCGDRESAQLMAEKGPERAQSTASGLKNRARAELPKDDVQDLRLKVNSRERKRMHDLNQAMDGLREVMPYAQGPSVRKLSKISTLLLARNYILMLSSSLDEMKKLVGDVYGANAQRHAARRVLPPASSAPVPQMPLLSLTPSLHSLTSAASLQHTSTPTVAQAPHSPPTAGYLGFPAPPLPTLLKDPLHLSSSYRHFPGMPCPCSLCQPLPVSTASLHSLCMGK; encoded by the coding sequence ATGGAATCTGACACAGCTTCCACATGCAGCCGATCTTCTTCCCCTGACCTGGCCGTGGACTCCGCTGTGGGCTCCTTCTTCTCCAACAAGATGTTCCAGGCGTACTGTGGAGACCGAGAATCAGCGCAGCTCATGGCCGAAAAGGGTCCCGAACGGGCGCAGAGCACCGCGTCTGGCTTAAAGAACCGGGCACGGGCAGAGCTCCCCAAAGACGACGTGCAGGATTTGCGTTTGAAAGTCAACAGCCGTGAGCGCAAACGAATGCACGACTTAAATCAGGCCATGGACGGGCTCAGAGAGGTGATGCCCTACGCACAGGGTCCATCCGTACGCAAACTTTCCAAAATCTCTACCCTCTTACTCGCCCGAAACTACATCCTCATGCTGTCCAGCTCTTTGGATGAGATGAAGAAGCTGGTTGGTGATGTGTACGGAGCAAACGCCCAGAGACACGCAGCCAGACGAGTTTTACCTCCAGCCTCGAGTGCACCTGTACCCCAGATGCCTCTACTGTCGCTTACCCCGTCCCTGCACTCTCTGACCTCGGCCGCTTCTCTCCAGCACACCTCCACACCGACCGTGGCTCAAGCCCCACACTCTCCACCCACTGCTGGTTATTTGGGGTTCCCTGCTCCACCTCTCCCTACACTGCTGAAGGACCCTCTTCACCTCTCCAGCAGCTACAGGCATTTCCCGGGCATGCCGTGCCCGTGTTCCCTCTGCCAGCCTCTTCCCGTCTCTACGGCCAGTCTTCACAGCCTCTGCATGGGGAAATGA